One window of the Gavia stellata isolate bGavSte3 chromosome 9, bGavSte3.hap2, whole genome shotgun sequence genome contains the following:
- the AVPI1 gene encoding arginine vasopressin-induced protein 1: MGTPASVVSDPPGRAAPAARGRKRASANIFQGVGLPELRSLFRSGGAERPEERARLVWRYAGQRRMARALRRLRRRPAQPGGGMAALRRFGRLRIAEKQPDSGRGAGAQR; the protein is encoded by the exons ATGGGCACGCCGGCCTCAGTGGTGAGCGACCCtccggggcgggcggcgcccgcagcccgcggccgcAAGCGGGCCTCGGCCAACATCTTCCAGGGCGTGGGGCTGCCGGAGCTGCGGAGCCTGTtccggagcggcggggccgagcGGCCCGAGGAGCGCGCCCGCCTCGTCTGGCGGTACGCGGGCCAGCGGCGCATGGCGCGGGCCCTGCGGCGGCTCCGGCGGCGGCCGGCCCAGCCCGGCGGCGGGATGGCGGCGCTGCGGCGTTTCGGCCGCCTGCG GATCGCGGAGAAGCAGCCGGAcagcggccgcggggccggggcgcagCGCTGA
- the PI4K2A gene encoding phosphatidylinositol 4-kinase type 2-alpha has product MDETSPLVSPERAQAPDYGLPGGAVRALPPAAPPPPPSPPGSPGGRDRERQPLLERGARGPAAAQAQAQAQAQAAAQAQAQAAAAAAQRERNDFPEDPEFAEVVRRAERASERGIFPERISQGSSGSYFVKDPQGKIIGVFKPKNEEPYGQLNPKWTKWLQKLCCPCCFGRDCLVLNQGYLSEAGASLVDQKLELNIVPRTKVVYLASETFNYSAIDRVKSRGKRLALEKVPKVGQRFNRIGLPPKVGSFQLFVEGYKDADYWLRRFEAEPLPENTNRQLLLQFERLVVLDYIIRNTDRGNDNWLIKYDCPLDSAGVRDSDWVVVKEPIIKLAAIDNGLAFPLKHPDSWRAYPFYWAWLPQAKIPFSQEIKDLILPKISDPNFVKDLEEDLYELFKKDPGFDRGQFHKQIAVMRGQILNLTQALKDGKSPLHLVQMPPVIVETARSHQRTASESYTQSFQSRKPFFSWW; this is encoded by the exons ATGGACGAGACGAGCCCGCTGGTGTCGCCGGAGCGGGCGCAGGCCCCCGACTacgggctgccggggggcgCCGTGCGcgccctcccgcccgccgccccccccccgccgccctcccctccTGGTTCCCCCGGAGGCCGCGACCGCGAGCGGCAGCCGCTGCTGGagcgcggggcgcggggcccggcggcggcgcaggcccaggcccaggcccaggcccaggcgGCGGCGCAGGCCCAGGCgcaggcggcagcggcggcggcgcagcggGAGCGTAACGACTTCCCCGAGGACCCCGAGTTCGCTGAGGTGGTGCGGCGGGCCGAGCGGGCCAGCGAGCGCGGCATCTTCCCCGAGCGCATCTCGCAGGGCTCCAGCGGCAGCTACTTCGTCAAGGACCCGCAGGGG AAAATCATTGGTGTCTTCAAGCCCAAGAACGAGGAGCCGTATGGGCAGCTGAACCCCAAGTGGACCAAGTGGCTGCAGAAGTTGTGCTGCCCATGCTGCTTTGGGAGAGACTGCCTCGTCCTCAACCAGGGCTATCTGTCAGAGGCGGGTGCCAGCCTGGTGGACCAGAAACTGGAACTCAACATTGTTCCCCGCACTAAG GTGGTGTATCTGGCCAGTGAGACCTTTAACTACAGTGCCATCGACAGGGTGAAGTCCCGAGGAAAGAGGCTGGCCCTGGAGAAAGTGCCGAAAGTCGGCCAGCGCTTCAACCGCATTGGTCTGCCGCCCAAG GTGGGCTCCTTCCAGCTCTTTGTGGAAGGCTACAAGGATGCTGACTACTGGCTGCGGCGCTTTGAAGCTGAGCCGCTCCCGGAGAACACCAAccggcagctgctgctgcagtttgaGCGCCTGGTGGTGCTGGACTACATCATCAGGAACACAG ATCGGGGCAATGACAACTGGCTCATCAAGTACGACTGTCCCCTGGACAGCGCAGGCGTGCGG GACAGTGACTGGGTGGTGGTGAAGGAGCCCATCATCAAGCTGGCTGCTATAGACAATGGTTTGGCCTTTCCCTTGAAACACCCGGACTCCTGGAGAGCAT aTCCATTCTACTGGGCATGGCTGCCCCAGGCCAAAATCCCCTTTTCACAGGAGATCAAGGACCTGATTCTTCCCAAGATCTCAGACCCCAACTTTGTTAAGGACCTGGAGGAAGATCTGTATGAGCTCTTCAAG AAAGACCCTGGCTTTGACAGGGGACAGTTTCACAAGCAGATTGCTGTCATGAGAGGTCAG ATCCTGAACCTGACTCAGGCACTGAAAGATGGGAAGAGCCCCCTGCACCTGGTTCAGATGCCGCCTGTGATTGTAGAAACAGCGCGTTCCCACCAGCGCACCGCCAGCGAGTCCTATACGCAGAGCTTCCAGAGCCGGAAGCCTTTCTTCTCATGGTGGTAG